A genomic window from Gemmatimonadaceae bacterium includes:
- a CDS encoding 2-oxoacid:ferredoxin oxidoreductase subunit beta — translation MTSIAKPPVKHPTARTNGLGLTLRDYEGAMSTLCAGCGHDSVTAALVQAAWELELEPHRAAKMSGIGCSSKTTAYFMKQSHGFNSVHGRMPSVTTGAAAANKGLTYIGISGDGDSLSIGLGQLSHAIRRNVNMLYVIENNGVYGLTKGQFSASADVGSTSKKGEANEQAPIDPVLLALTLGGTFVARSFSGDKRQLVPILKAAIAHKGLALVDVISPCVSFNDHDGSTKSYAYTREHEIEAVQADFIPLKREITLPETGEEVRTVELHDGGRVRLRSTAADYDPTNRESAYAHVRACQARNEIATGLLFVDENGRDMHDHLKTVPTPLVDIPFEQLCPGKAALDALMPRYR, via the coding sequence GTGACGTCCATCGCCAAGCCACCGGTCAAGCATCCTACTGCGCGCACCAACGGCCTCGGGCTCACCCTGCGCGACTACGAGGGCGCGATGAGCACCCTCTGCGCCGGCTGCGGCCACGACTCCGTGACCGCCGCGCTGGTGCAGGCCGCCTGGGAGCTGGAGCTCGAGCCGCACCGCGCGGCCAAGATGAGCGGCATCGGATGCTCGTCCAAGACCACGGCCTACTTTATGAAGCAGTCGCACGGCTTCAACTCCGTGCACGGGCGGATGCCCTCGGTGACGACGGGCGCGGCCGCGGCGAACAAGGGGCTCACCTACATCGGCATCTCCGGCGACGGCGACTCGCTCTCGATCGGACTCGGCCAGCTCTCGCACGCCATCCGCCGCAACGTGAATATGCTGTACGTGATCGAGAACAACGGCGTGTACGGGCTCACCAAGGGCCAGTTCTCCGCTTCCGCCGATGTGGGCAGCACCAGCAAGAAAGGCGAGGCCAACGAACAGGCGCCGATCGACCCGGTGCTGCTCGCGCTCACGCTCGGCGGTACCTTCGTCGCGCGTTCGTTCTCCGGCGACAAGCGGCAGCTCGTGCCCATCCTCAAGGCGGCCATCGCGCACAAGGGCTTGGCGCTGGTGGACGTGATCTCGCCCTGCGTGAGCTTCAACGACCACGACGGCTCGACCAAGAGCTACGCCTACACGCGCGAGCACGAGATCGAGGCGGTGCAGGCGGACTTCATCCCGCTCAAGCGCGAGATCACCTTGCCCGAGACGGGCGAGGAGGTGCGCACGGTGGAACTGCACGACGGTGGCCGCGTGCGGCTGCGTTCGACTGCGGCCGACTACGATCCCACCAACCGGGAGTCGGCCTACGCGCACGTGCGGGCCTGCCAGGCGCGGAACGAGATCGCCACCGGACTGTTGTTCGTAGACGAAAACGGGCGGGATATGCACGATCACTTGAAGACCGTGCCTACCCCGCTCGTTGACATTCCCTTCGAACAGTTGTGTCCGGGCAAGGCGGCGTTGGATGCCCTGATGCCGCGCTACCGCTAG
- a CDS encoding sodium-dependent transporter yields MIASDSRGAWGSRLGFILAAAGSAVGLGNIWGFPMQVGRGGGAMFVLLYLICVFLVCFPILIAELALGRASGKSPVEAFASTKPNSPWWIVGAIGVMAGVGILSFYAVIAGWTLSYVWYTATGAVVGSQEQIGAFFGAFVADGNKNVVMSLAVLAITAAIILGGVQKGIERAAKLMMPALLGLLALLALRALTLPGAAEGLAYYLKPDFKEISNPMVLNAALGQAFFSLSLGMGAMITYGSYLSKSTNAATSAAWVAVLDTSVALLAGFIIFPAGFSIIGFDPSSSGPGLIFAVLPQLFSTMPGGQLFGTAFFVLLGLAALTSTISLLEVPTAALVDRGWPRKKAVLVLTAVIMALAVPSVLSQGAVSWLSSVPGVGMDFLTLMATVWNNWALPIGGFFIAIFVGWVWGADKAILELSAEGQHFPAAKLWAVLIRWVCPVAILYVIVMTARGFFAG; encoded by the coding sequence ATGATCGCGTCCGACAGTCGTGGCGCCTGGGGTTCCAGGCTCGGGTTCATCCTCGCCGCCGCCGGATCGGCGGTTGGCCTCGGCAACATCTGGGGCTTCCCGATGCAGGTGGGACGGGGCGGCGGCGCGATGTTCGTGCTGCTGTACCTCATCTGCGTCTTCCTGGTCTGCTTCCCGATCCTCATCGCCGAGCTGGCGCTGGGCCGCGCCTCGGGCAAGTCGCCGGTGGAGGCCTTCGCATCCACGAAGCCGAACTCGCCCTGGTGGATCGTCGGCGCCATCGGCGTGATGGCCGGCGTCGGCATCCTCAGCTTCTACGCCGTCATCGCAGGCTGGACGCTCTCATATGTGTGGTACACGGCGACCGGCGCGGTGGTCGGCTCGCAGGAACAGATCGGCGCCTTCTTCGGTGCCTTCGTCGCCGACGGCAACAAGAACGTGGTGATGTCGCTGGCCGTGCTCGCGATCACCGCCGCCATCATCCTCGGCGGCGTGCAGAAGGGCATCGAGCGCGCGGCCAAGCTGATGATGCCGGCGCTGCTCGGCTTGCTGGCGCTGCTGGCACTCCGCGCCCTGACGCTTCCGGGCGCCGCCGAGGGATTGGCGTACTACCTCAAGCCCGACTTCAAGGAGATCAGCAACCCGATGGTCCTGAACGCCGCGCTCGGGCAGGCGTTCTTCTCGCTGTCGCTGGGTATGGGCGCGATGATCACCTACGGCAGCTATCTCTCCAAGTCCACCAATGCGGCGACGTCGGCGGCGTGGGTGGCCGTGCTCGACACCTCGGTGGCGCTGCTCGCCGGCTTCATCATCTTCCCCGCCGGCTTCTCGATCATCGGCTTCGATCCGTCGTCCAGCGGCCCGGGCCTGATCTTCGCGGTGCTGCCGCAGCTGTTCTCGACGATGCCGGGCGGCCAGCTCTTCGGCACGGCGTTCTTCGTGCTGCTCGGCCTGGCCGCGTTGACGAGCACCATCTCGCTGCTCGAGGTACCGACGGCGGCGCTGGTGGACCGCGGCTGGCCCCGCAAGAAGGCAGTGCTGGTGCTGACGGCGGTGATTATGGCGCTGGCCGTGCCCTCGGTGCTCTCGCAGGGCGCCGTGAGCTGGCTCTCCAGCGTGCCGGGCGTGGGGATGGACTTCCTCACCCTGATGGCAACGGTCTGGAACAACTGGGCGTTACCCATCGGCGGATTCTTCATCGCCATCTTCGTCGGCTGGGTCTGGGGCGCCGACAAGGCGATTCTCGAGCTCTCGGCCGAAGGGCAGCACTTCCCCGCCGCGAAGCTCTGGGCGGTGCTCATCCGCTGGGTGTGCCCGGTGGCGATTCTGTACGTGATCGTGATGACGGCGCGCGGCTTCTTTGCCGGCTGA
- a CDS encoding sodium:alanine symporter family protein has product MNELTGRIEAIDAWVWQPFVMPLVLLIVGGWLSYRTGFVQVRRFGTSVKMSLGGMFSKGGKEGTISSFQALSTALAATVGNGNIGGVATAILIGGPGAIFWMWMVATVGMATKYSEAVLGVHFRVRTAAGELASGPMYYIQEGIPNKTLGRWLALAFAFFGMCAALFGTGNMAQSNTVARTFVSAMDSIFNVSVGTWVPGLLITVMVGLVLLGGIKRIAATAEKLVPAMIVLYLLVTIAFILMNVTKLPGVLLMIVQEAFTPTSAVGGFAGASVAKAIQIGVSRGVLSNEAGLGSSPIAHGIADVKHPVEQGTVGVFEVWIDTIVVCTATAFVILESGLWTDVAFQGASGDLTAAALSTQVPFASGIVALCSFLFAFSTLIGWCYYGEKCFEFMFGSSMVKAYRAIFVALIMVGAVISVPLVWALGTLLNGFMALPNLIGLAFLSGTVAKLTIDYFSGKKEMAVKDI; this is encoded by the coding sequence ATGAACGAGTTGACTGGCAGGATCGAAGCGATCGACGCGTGGGTGTGGCAGCCCTTCGTGATGCCGCTGGTGCTGCTCATCGTCGGTGGCTGGCTCAGCTACCGCACGGGTTTCGTGCAGGTGCGGCGCTTTGGCACCTCGGTGAAGATGTCGCTGGGCGGGATGTTCTCGAAGGGCGGCAAGGAAGGGACGATCTCGTCCTTCCAGGCGCTCTCCACCGCGCTGGCCGCTACCGTCGGCAACGGCAACATCGGCGGCGTCGCCACCGCCATCCTCATCGGCGGCCCCGGCGCGATCTTCTGGATGTGGATGGTGGCGACGGTCGGGATGGCGACCAAGTATTCCGAAGCCGTGCTCGGCGTGCACTTCCGCGTGCGCACGGCGGCGGGCGAGCTCGCCTCCGGCCCGATGTACTACATCCAGGAAGGCATCCCCAACAAGACGCTGGGTCGCTGGCTGGCGCTGGCCTTCGCGTTCTTCGGGATGTGCGCGGCGCTGTTCGGCACCGGCAATATGGCGCAGTCCAACACCGTGGCGCGCACCTTCGTCAGCGCGATGGATTCGATCTTCAACGTGTCGGTGGGCACCTGGGTGCCGGGCCTGCTCATCACGGTGATGGTCGGCCTGGTGCTGCTGGGCGGCATCAAGCGCATCGCGGCGACGGCCGAGAAGCTGGTGCCGGCGATGATCGTGCTCTACCTGCTCGTGACCATCGCGTTCATCCTGATGAACGTGACCAAGCTGCCTGGCGTGCTGTTGATGATCGTCCAGGAAGCGTTCACGCCGACATCGGCGGTGGGCGGCTTCGCCGGCGCGTCGGTGGCCAAGGCAATCCAGATCGGCGTCAGCCGCGGCGTGCTCTCCAACGAAGCCGGCCTCGGCTCCTCGCCGATCGCGCACGGCATCGCCGACGTGAAGCACCCGGTCGAACAGGGCACGGTGGGCGTGTTCGAAGTGTGGATCGACACCATCGTCGTCTGCACGGCCACGGCCTTCGTCATCCTCGAGTCCGGGCTGTGGACGGACGTCGCCTTCCAGGGCGCCAGCGGTGACCTCACGGCGGCGGCACTGAGCACGCAGGTGCCCTTCGCCTCGGGCATCGTGGCGCTGTGCTCCTTCCTCTTCGCCTTCTCGACGCTGATCGGCTGGTGCTACTACGGCGAGAAGTGCTTCGAGTTTATGTTCGGCTCGTCGATGGTGAAGGCCTACCGCGCGATTTTCGTGGCGCTGATCATGGTGGGCGCGGTGATCTCGGTGCCGCTGGTGTGGGCGCTGGGCACGCTGCTCAACGGCTTTATGGCGCTGCCGAACCTCATCGGCCTCGCCTTCCTTTCCGGCACTGTCGCCAAGCTGACGATCGACTACTTCTCGGGCAAGAAGGAGATGGCGGTCAAGGACATCTAG
- a CDS encoding carboxypeptidase regulatory-like domain-containing protein, whose product MTLSGSLLAAVLLAQGGVGTLSGRVTDADAKPVQGAIVIAQADGVTQQTRSDTAGVYALPGLRQGSWGVTARILGFAPDSAEVLVGSGVTRHDVRLQRVAVLGERVIAAQWTGMIGVVGSAQHRPLANASVRVVGKRTVETVNDGGGFAIPWPGDQNVVLRVTSPGYRDRLVAARVPPDGAVEVVVQLDSGRGVGAYALMADELQRRISWAGTNAAFVTREELLSAGTNDAMRALEGTPSFTRKGLVIDRNACLFVNGLPRPGFPLDSVDPETIEFIEVYPAVGEHSGVLRARWPRGAECGAPGSFRRRASPYQKVAYVVVWTRER is encoded by the coding sequence GTGACGCTATCCGGCTCCCTCCTCGCCGCCGTGCTGCTGGCCCAAGGTGGCGTCGGCACCTTGAGCGGGCGCGTCACCGACGCCGACGCCAAGCCGGTGCAGGGCGCGATCGTCATCGCGCAGGCCGACGGCGTCACGCAACAGACACGCAGCGATACGGCAGGCGTATACGCGTTGCCGGGCCTGCGCCAAGGCAGCTGGGGCGTCACGGCGCGTATCCTGGGCTTCGCGCCGGACTCCGCCGAGGTGCTCGTCGGTAGCGGCGTCACTCGGCACGACGTGCGCCTGCAGCGCGTGGCGGTACTGGGGGAGCGCGTCATTGCCGCGCAGTGGACCGGCATGATCGGCGTCGTCGGGAGCGCGCAGCACCGGCCGCTCGCCAATGCGAGCGTGCGCGTCGTCGGCAAGCGAACCGTCGAGACGGTGAATGACGGCGGCGGCTTTGCGATTCCGTGGCCTGGAGATCAGAACGTCGTGCTGCGCGTGACGTCGCCCGGCTACCGCGACCGCCTCGTCGCCGCGCGCGTGCCGCCCGACGGAGCCGTCGAAGTCGTAGTGCAGCTCGATAGTGGCCGGGGGGTGGGCGCCTACGCCCTGATGGCCGACGAACTGCAACGGCGCATCAGTTGGGCCGGCACGAACGCAGCCTTCGTGACGCGCGAGGAGCTGCTCAGTGCGGGGACCAACGATGCGATGCGCGCGCTCGAGGGTACACCGAGCTTCACGCGCAAGGGACTGGTCATCGACCGGAATGCCTGTTTGTTCGTGAACGGACTGCCCCGCCCCGGCTTTCCATTGGACTCGGTGGACCCGGAGACGATCGAGTTCATCGAGGTGTACCCTGCCGTTGGCGAACACTCGGGTGTGTTGCGCGCCCGTTGGCCGCGGGGGGCCGAATGCGGCGCGCCGGGCAGTTTCAGGCGCCGCGCGTCACCATATCAGAAGGTGGCCTACGTCGTCGTCTGGACGCGCGAGCGCTAG
- a CDS encoding sodium-dependent transporter, producing the protein MAGNAVGLGNFLRFPRQAAANGGGSFMISYFIALLLLGIPLMWIEWGIGRHGGRYRKGHLPGMFAAIWRHPAAKYLGVVGMIVPLCVMIYYTYIESWTAAFAWFSLTKDYWGIETQQGMLDYLRSFQANPAAGAPVYHAPWTPYAFFLGTLGVNIYILSKGISGGIEKLAKIGMPILFGLAIILAIVVLTLPAQPGVGTTPWQGLEFIYNPDFSRLDEPGVWLSAAGQIFFTLSVGMGSLAAYASYLSKRDDIALNGIATAATNESVEVVLGGTIAIPAAVTFFGVSGAMAIAQGGSFDLGFATMPVVFQQLPAGNLLGVAWFGLLFFAGITSSVAMLTPIVAFFREEFGWRREPVAWAFGAIALVFGLMHVAWLQYGFLDEWDYWAGTFGLVIVALLEVIVFVWIFKPEKAWASIHQGADIRIPRIFKFVMTYITPLFLLVLLGWWGWTDALPILLNQKTAGGGAVLAEHVPYITASRAVIVFFLIGFLVMIRIAWRRNRYDDRKGLPERDLTPEAP; encoded by the coding sequence ATGGCGGGGAATGCAGTTGGCCTCGGCAACTTCCTGCGCTTCCCGAGGCAGGCCGCCGCCAACGGCGGTGGCAGTTTCATGATCAGCTACTTCATCGCCCTGCTGCTCCTGGGCATCCCCCTGATGTGGATCGAGTGGGGGATTGGCCGCCACGGCGGCCGCTACCGGAAGGGACATCTTCCGGGGATGTTCGCCGCCATCTGGCGGCACCCCGCCGCCAAGTACCTCGGCGTCGTCGGGATGATCGTCCCGCTCTGCGTGATGATCTACTACACGTACATCGAGAGCTGGACGGCCGCCTTTGCGTGGTTCTCGCTCACCAAGGACTACTGGGGCATCGAGACGCAGCAGGGGATGCTCGACTACCTGCGCTCCTTCCAGGCGAACCCCGCCGCCGGCGCGCCGGTCTATCACGCACCGTGGACGCCGTATGCGTTCTTCCTTGGCACACTCGGTGTCAACATCTATATCCTGTCCAAGGGCATCTCGGGGGGCATCGAGAAGCTGGCGAAGATCGGGATGCCGATCCTCTTCGGCCTCGCGATCATCCTGGCGATCGTCGTGCTCACGCTGCCGGCCCAACCGGGCGTCGGCACGACGCCGTGGCAAGGGCTGGAGTTCATCTACAACCCGGACTTCTCGCGGCTGGATGAGCCCGGCGTGTGGCTCTCGGCGGCGGGGCAGATCTTCTTCACCCTGTCGGTGGGAATGGGCTCGCTGGCGGCCTACGCCAGCTACCTCTCCAAGCGCGACGACATCGCGCTGAACGGCATCGCCACGGCGGCCACCAACGAGTCCGTCGAAGTGGTGCTGGGCGGCACGATCGCGATCCCCGCGGCCGTGACCTTCTTCGGCGTCTCCGGCGCGATGGCCATCGCGCAGGGTGGGTCGTTCGACCTCGGCTTCGCGACGATGCCCGTGGTGTTCCAGCAACTGCCGGCCGGCAACCTGCTCGGCGTCGCCTGGTTCGGTCTCCTCTTCTTCGCCGGCATCACCTCGTCGGTGGCGATGCTCACCCCCATCGTCGCGTTCTTCCGCGAGGAGTTCGGGTGGCGACGGGAACCGGTGGCCTGGGCCTTCGGCGCTATCGCCCTCGTGTTCGGGTTGATGCACGTCGCCTGGCTGCAGTACGGCTTCCTCGACGAGTGGGACTACTGGGCCGGCACCTTCGGCCTCGTGATCGTCGCACTGTTGGAGGTGATCGTGTTCGTCTGGATCTTCAAGCCGGAGAAGGCCTGGGCGAGCATCCATCAGGGGGCGGATATCCGCATCCCGCGGATCTTCAAGTTCGTGATGACCTACATCACGCCGCTGTTCCTGCTGGTCCTGCTCGGCTGGTGGGGCTGGACGGACGCGCTCCCGATCCTGCTCAACCAGAAGACGGCCGGCGGCGGCGCGGTGCTGGCGGAGCACGTCCCCTACATCACGGCGTCGCGCGCGGTGATCGTCTTCTTCCTCATCGGGTTCCTGGTGATGATCCGCATCGCCTGGCGGCGCAACCGCTATGACGACCGCAAGGGACTGCCCGAGCGCGACCTGACTCCGGAGGCCCCGTGA
- a CDS encoding glycosyltransferase family 2 protein, giving the protein MSNTLIATRPLAEADSTHIDAQRGGIPDAFVHVYTALLVVGAVIVFLQFQHQFDEIRAALLSTTWGTTLLVLSLSVLAFKVGFLVFLLVHFLRYRETPSVDDELPTCTVIVPAYNEGRLVYDTLVSVARSSYPRHKLQVLAIDDGSTDDTWAWIQRAAQRLGDLVTVHQQPRNMGKRHALHWGFTQGRGEVFVTIDSDSVVDPDTLRNLVSPFVTDPRCGAVAGNVKVLNAESAIIPKMLSVSFAYSFGVVRAAQSTMGSVLCTPGALAAYRRDAVLACLDRWVNQTFLGVPSDIGEDRAMTNLILKQGRHVLFQRNAVVYTNTPENYRTLRKMYTRWERSNVRENIVMSTFAFTKFREAECLRPRLLLLNQWIAVLWAVPALLTAVLLLAAYPRLFLSSMVVSVALLSLIPATYYAATQCWRRSLWIFSYNIFYAFTLFWITPFAIATARTRGWLTR; this is encoded by the coding sequence GTGTCGAATACGCTCATCGCAACCCGGCCGCTCGCGGAGGCGGACTCCACGCACATCGACGCGCAGCGGGGCGGAATCCCCGACGCGTTCGTCCACGTCTACACGGCCCTGTTGGTCGTCGGTGCCGTGATCGTGTTCCTGCAGTTCCAACATCAGTTCGACGAGATCCGTGCGGCCTTGCTCAGCACGACCTGGGGCACGACGCTACTGGTCCTCTCGCTGTCGGTGCTGGCCTTCAAGGTCGGCTTCCTAGTGTTCCTGCTCGTACACTTCCTGCGCTATCGGGAGACGCCATCGGTGGACGACGAGCTGCCGACCTGCACGGTCATCGTGCCGGCGTACAACGAAGGGCGCCTCGTCTACGACACGTTGGTGAGCGTCGCGCGGAGCTCGTATCCGCGGCACAAGCTGCAGGTCCTCGCCATCGACGACGGCAGCACCGACGACACCTGGGCGTGGATCCAGCGCGCGGCGCAGCGACTCGGCGACTTGGTGACGGTCCACCAGCAGCCGCGCAATATGGGCAAGCGGCACGCGCTGCATTGGGGCTTCACGCAGGGCCGCGGTGAGGTCTTCGTCACGATCGACAGCGATTCGGTAGTGGACCCGGATACGCTGCGCAACCTCGTCTCGCCCTTCGTCACGGACCCGCGCTGCGGCGCCGTGGCCGGCAACGTGAAGGTGCTCAACGCCGAGTCGGCGATCATCCCGAAGATGCTGAGCGTCAGCTTCGCCTACAGTTTCGGTGTCGTGCGCGCGGCGCAGAGCACGATGGGGTCGGTGCTGTGCACGCCGGGCGCGCTCGCGGCGTATCGGCGCGACGCCGTGCTCGCCTGCCTGGATCGTTGGGTGAACCAGACCTTCCTGGGGGTGCCCAGCGACATCGGCGAGGATCGCGCGATGACGAACCTCATCCTCAAGCAGGGGCGGCACGTCCTGTTCCAGCGCAACGCCGTCGTGTACACCAACACGCCGGAGAACTACCGGACGCTGCGCAAGATGTACACGCGCTGGGAGCGCAGCAACGTGCGCGAGAACATCGTGATGTCCACCTTCGCCTTCACGAAGTTCCGCGAGGCCGAGTGCCTGCGCCCGCGTCTCCTGCTGCTGAATCAGTGGATTGCGGTGCTCTGGGCCGTGCCAGCGCTGCTCACGGCGGTCCTGCTGCTCGCCGCCTACCCGCGGCTGTTCCTCAGCTCGATGGTTGTCAGCGTCGCGCTGTTGTCGTTGATCCCCGCGACATACTACGCCGCCACGCAGTGCTGGCGTCGGTCGCTGTGGATCTTCTCGTACAACATCTTCTACGCGTTCACGCTGTTCTGGATCACGCCGTTCGCGATCGCCACGGCGCGTACGCGGGGGTGGCTGACGCGGTAG
- a CDS encoding alkaline phosphatase family protein — MSIARFRTRCSALLAVAALALSSCRAPLGAPPEPPRRAVIILLDGIPADVIERVHTPALDAIAAQGGYTRAYVGGELGGATETPTVSAPGYMGLLTGTWANKHNVRGNSNLSPNYEYWNLFRIVETVAPTRRTALFSTWTDNRTVLIGLGRPEAGAFDIDHVVDGFELDTIAYPHDRESRYIFAIDERLSSDAAAHIAEVGPDFTWVYLQHTDDVGHAAGDSERFAEAVQQGDVQVARIWAAIQRRQALGEDWMIIVTTDHGRDAATGRGHGRQSERERTTWIVTNHPKLGARFTEGTPAIVDIAPSVLQHLRIVPPERVVRQMDGVSFLAPR; from the coding sequence ATGTCCATCGCCCGCTTCCGTACGCGCTGCAGTGCACTCCTCGCGGTCGCCGCCCTCGCGCTCTCCAGCTGCCGCGCGCCACTCGGCGCGCCGCCGGAGCCCCCGCGCCGCGCGGTGATCATCCTGCTCGACGGCATTCCCGCCGACGTGATCGAGCGCGTGCACACACCCGCACTCGATGCCATCGCCGCGCAGGGCGGCTACACGCGCGCCTACGTCGGCGGCGAACTCGGTGGCGCCACCGAGACGCCCACCGTCTCGGCGCCCGGCTATATGGGCCTGCTCACCGGCACCTGGGCCAACAAGCACAACGTGCGCGGCAACAGCAACCTGTCGCCCAACTACGAGTACTGGAATCTCTTCCGCATCGTCGAGACCGTCGCGCCCACGCGCCGCACGGCGCTGTTCTCGACCTGGACAGACAATCGGACCGTGCTCATCGGCCTCGGGCGGCCCGAGGCCGGCGCGTTCGACATCGACCACGTCGTGGACGGATTCGAGCTCGACACCATCGCGTATCCGCACGACCGCGAGTCACGGTACATCTTCGCGATCGACGAGCGTTTGAGCAGCGACGCGGCGGCGCACATCGCGGAAGTCGGACCGGACTTCACGTGGGTGTACCTCCAGCACACCGATGACGTGGGCCACGCGGCCGGCGACAGCGAACGCTTCGCCGAGGCTGTGCAGCAGGGCGACGTCCAGGTGGCGCGCATCTGGGCGGCGATCCAGCGCCGGCAGGCACTCGGCGAGGACTGGATGATCATCGTGACCACCGATCACGGGCGTGATGCGGCCACGGGGCGGGGACACGGCCGGCAGAGCGAGCGCGAGCGGACGACGTGGATCGTGACCAATCATCCGAAGCTCGGCGCGCGGTTCACCGAGGGGACGCCGGCGATCGTGGACATCGCGCCGTCGGTGCTGCAGCACCTGCGCATTGTGCCGCCCGAGCGCGTGGTGCGGCAGATGGATGGGGTGTCGTTCCTCGCGCCGCGCTGA
- a CDS encoding 2-oxoacid:acceptor oxidoreductase subunit alpha: protein MSGVNDFAFKMGTVNGTGSASANGLLMQAIFRMGIPVTGKNLFPSNIQGLPTWYEIRVSKDGYRARPSALDLVVALNPATYAKDVASVRPGGYLLYDSSWPLDPDLVREGITILGVPFGRMCVESFDGDRDRTLLRNIAYAGALAALLKIDTAIVETMLSEKFGKKPKLLDANHKAFALGFDYAAAHYDCPLPFHLEPMDKTGDCILIDGNAAAALGAVYAGATVGAWYPITPATALMEQFSAFCAKYRVDKATGLHKYAILQAEDELAAAGIVIGAGWAGARAFTNTSGPGISLMQEFIGLAYYTDIPAVFIDVQRCGPATGMPTRTQQADLLSLAYASHGDTKHLILFPADPRECFEMTVQAFDLAERFQTPVFVASDLDIGMNDWMVKRFDWDDSYRPDRGKVLDADALKKIERFSRYLDVDGDGIAARTLPGVGGKGAYFVRGSGHDKHGLYTEDAEAYQELVDRLRRKFEGAADHVPKPLISHQAGAEVALVTIGGCEAAVLEAADLLRAEGIHTDYMRIRGFPFNADVRTFLGRHEHTFVIEQNRDAQLRSLLQIELGVTRDTMIPILDYAGLPLTAGKVVSAVKAHLAEVPA from the coding sequence ATGAGCGGCGTCAACGACTTCGCGTTCAAGATGGGTACGGTCAACGGCACCGGCTCGGCCAGCGCCAACGGCCTGCTGATGCAGGCCATCTTCCGGATGGGCATCCCGGTCACGGGCAAGAACCTGTTCCCGTCCAACATCCAGGGCCTGCCCACCTGGTACGAGATCCGTGTGAGCAAGGACGGCTATCGCGCCCGTCCGTCGGCACTGGATCTTGTGGTCGCGCTCAATCCCGCAACCTACGCCAAGGACGTCGCGAGCGTGCGTCCCGGCGGCTATCTCCTGTACGACTCGTCCTGGCCGCTCGACCCCGACCTCGTCCGCGAAGGCATCACGATCTTGGGCGTGCCCTTCGGACGGATGTGCGTGGAGAGCTTCGACGGCGACCGCGACCGCACGCTGCTGCGCAACATCGCCTACGCCGGCGCGCTCGCGGCGCTGCTCAAGATCGACACGGCGATCGTCGAGACGATGCTCAGCGAGAAGTTCGGCAAGAAGCCCAAGCTGCTCGATGCCAATCACAAGGCTTTCGCGCTGGGCTTCGACTATGCCGCCGCGCACTACGACTGCCCGCTGCCGTTCCACCTGGAGCCGATGGACAAGACCGGTGACTGCATCCTGATCGACGGCAATGCCGCTGCCGCGCTGGGAGCGGTCTACGCCGGTGCCACCGTCGGCGCCTGGTATCCGATCACGCCGGCGACGGCATTGATGGAGCAGTTCTCGGCGTTCTGCGCGAAGTATCGCGTGGACAAAGCCACCGGGCTGCACAAGTACGCCATCCTGCAGGCGGAGGATGAACTCGCCGCGGCAGGCATCGTCATCGGCGCGGGCTGGGCGGGTGCGCGCGCCTTCACCAACACCTCCGGCCCCGGCATCTCGCTGATGCAGGAGTTCATCGGGCTGGCGTACTACACGGACATTCCGGCGGTGTTCATCGACGTGCAGCGCTGCGGGCCGGCGACGGGGATGCCGACGCGCACGCAGCAGGCCGACCTGCTCTCGCTGGCCTACGCCTCGCACGGCGACACCAAGCATCTGATCCTCTTCCCCGCCGACCCGCGCGAGTGCTTCGAGATGACGGTGCAGGCCTTTGACCTCGCCGAGCGCTTCCAGACGCCGGTGTTCGTGGCCAGCGACCTCGACATCGGGATGAACGACTGGATGGTGAAGCGCTTCGACTGGGACGACAGCTACCGGCCGGACCGCGGCAAGGTGCTCGACGCCGACGCGCTGAAGAAGATCGAACGTTTCTCGCGCTACCTCGACGTGGACGGCGACGGCATCGCCGCGCGCACGCTGCCGGGCGTGGGTGGCAAGGGCGCGTACTTTGTGCGCGGCTCGGGGCACGACAAGCACGGGCTCTACACCGAGGACGCCGAGGCCTACCAAGAGCTCGTGGACCGGCTCCGGCGCAAGTTCGAGGGCGCGGCAGACCACGTGCCCAAGCCGCTGATCTCGCACCAGGCCGGCGCTGAGGTCGCGCTGGTCACGATAGGTGGCTGCGAGGCGGCGGTGCTCGAGGCGGCTGACCTCCTGCGCGCCGAAGGCATCCACACCGACTATATGCGCATCCGCGGCTTCCCGTTCAACGCCGACGTGCGCACGTTCCTCGGCCGCCACGAGCACACGTTCGTCATCGAACAGAACCGCGACGCGCAGTTGCGCAGCCTGCTGCAGATCGAACTCGGCGTCACGCGCGACACGATGATCCCCATCCTCGACTACGCCGGATTGCCGCTTACCGCCGGCAAGGTCGTCAGCGCCGTGAAGGCCCACCTCGCGGAGGTGCCCGCGTGA